A genome region from Macrotis lagotis isolate mMagLag1 chromosome 4, bilby.v1.9.chrom.fasta, whole genome shotgun sequence includes the following:
- the BBS4 gene encoding BBSome complex member BBS4 isoform X4, with amino-acid sequence MAEEKPPPTAPFPGTVEPQKPRLKKAPEFPILEKQNWLIHLHYIRKDYAACKALIKEQLLETQGLCEYAIYVQALLYRLEGNIQESLELFQSCAVLNPQNADNLKQVARSLFLLGKHKAAIEVYNEAAKLNQKDWEICHNLGVCYMYLKHFNKAKDQLHNALQLNRHDLTYMMLGKIHLLEGELVKAIEIYKKAVEFSPENTELLTTLGLLYLQLGIYQKAFEHLGNALTFDPTNYKAILAAGSMMQTHGDFDVALTKYRVVAYSVPESPPLWNNIGMCFFGKKKYVAVSVPFSLFFWGLKELLALTSLFSSLQAISCLKRANYLAPFDWKILYNLGLVHLTMQQYASAFHFLSAAINFQPKMGELYMLLAIALTNLEDTENADRAYAEAVALDESNPLVNLNYAVLLYNQGEKRRALAQYQEMEKKVTLLKGSSSLDFDPEMVEMAQKMGAALQVGEALVWTKPVKDPKSRHRTSLTSRSSLQQPLGSNQALGQAMSSAAGFGKGPQLPAGTIGGPSQFSKPPSLPLEPEADPAEAIRSEVQEQESQKSRLDPE; translated from the exons CCCCAGAGTTTCCCATCTTGGAGAAGCAGAACTGGTTGATACATCTTCATTATATTCGCAAAGACTATGCAGCATGCAAG gctCTTATCAAAGAACAGCTTCTGGAGACTCAAGGGTTATGTGAATACGCCATCTATgtccaag CTTTGCTATATCGCCTTGAAGGGAATATCCAAGAATCCCTAGAGCTCTTTCAGTCTTGTGCTGTTCTCAATCCTCAGAATGCTGACAACCTCAAGCAGGTGGCCAGGTCCTT atttcttttggggaaacaTAAAGCTGCTATTGAGGTGTATAATGAAGCAGCCAAACTTAACCAGAAAGACTGG GAGATCTGTCACAACTTAGGAGTTTGCTACATGTACCTGAAGCATTTCAACAAG GCAAAGGACCAGTTGCACAATGCCCTACAACTCAACAGGCATGATCTGACTTACATGATGTTGGGAAAAATCCATTTGCTGGAGGGAGAGCTAGTCAAGGCTATTGAAATTTATAAGAAGGCAGTGGA GTTCTCACCAGAAAATACAGAACTTCTTACAACCCTAGGACTGCTCTATTTACAG CTTGGCATTTACCAGAAGGCATTTGAACATCTTGGAAATGCACTGACTTTTGACCCTACCAACTACAAG GCCATCCTAGCAGCGGGCAGCATGATGCAGACCCACGGCGACTTTGACGTGGCCCTCACCAAATACAGAGTCGTGGCCTACTCTGTGCCTGAAAGCCCGCCATTGTGGAACAACATTGGAATGTGCTTCTTTGGCAAGAAGAAGTATGTCGCGGTGAGtgtccccttttcccttttcttctgggGCCTCAAGGAGCTGCTCGCCCTCACATCATTGTTCTCGTCCCTGCAGGCCATCAGCTGCTTGAAAAGGGCCAATTATTTGGCACCGTTTGACTGGAAGATCCTGTACAACCTGGGGCTTGTCCACCTGACCATGCAGCAGTACGCATCGGCCTTCCACTTCCTCAGTGCCGCCATCAACTTCCAGCCCAAGATGGGGGAACTCTACATGCTCTTGGCAA TTGCTTTGACCAATCTGGAAGATACAGAGAATGCCGATCGAGCCTATGCAGAAGCAGTTGCCCTTGATGA GTCAAATCCTCTGGTGAATCTGAATTATGCTGTGTTGCTGTACAATcagggggagaagaggagggcGCTGGCCCAGTACCAGGAGATGGAGAAAAAGGTCACCCTGCTCAAGGGGAGCAGTTCCTTGGACTTCGACCCTGAG ATggtggaaatggctcagaaaatgGGTGCAGCTCTGCAAGTTGGAGAAGCACTGGTCTGGACTAAACCAGTTAAAGATCCCAAATCAAGGCATCGAACATCTTTGACCAGCAGATCCAGTTTACAACAGCCCCTGGGTTCCAACCAAGCCCTCGGGCAGGCCATGTCTTCAGCAGCTGGCTTTGGGAAAGGCCCACAGCTCCCTGCAG GTACTATTGGAGGACCATCTCAGTTTTCAAagcctccttcccttcccctggaGCCGGAGGCAGATCCTGCTGAAGCAATAAGGTCTGAGGTCCAAGAACAAGAGTCACAGAAAAGCAGGCTGGATCCAGAATAA